The Kribbella shirazensis genomic interval AAAACTGGACACTTTCGGCGGTGAAAAGTGAGCACTCGACGATTGGAGTGTGATCACTTTGGAGGACTGGGCGCTGATCAGGAGGTTGGCTGCTGAGGGGGTGCCGAAGGCGCGGATCGCTGAGCGTTTGGGGATCTCGCGGACGACGGTGATCAAGGCGGTGAACTCGGATTGCCCGCCGCGGTATGTGCGCAGGCCTGGGCCGACGTCGTTCACGGCGTTCGAGCCGGCGGTGCGGGCGCTGCTGGCCGAGGTTCCGGACATGCCGGCGACGGTGCTGGCCGAGCGGGTGGGCTGGACTGGGTCGATCCGGTGGTTCCGCGAGAACGTGAAACGGCTGCGGCCCGAGCATCGTCCGGTCGACCCATCGGACCGGTTGGTCTGGTTGCCGGGCGATGCCGCGCAGTGTGATCTGTGGTTCCCGCCGCGCAAGATCCCGCTCGAGGACGGCACCGCGAAGCTGTTGCCGGTGCTGGTGATCACTGCCGCGCACTCGCGGTTCAGCACCGGCCGGATGATCCCGACCCGTAAGACCGAAGACTTGCTGTTGGGCACGTGGGAGCTGATCCAGCAGCTCGGACGGGTCCCACGGCGGCTGCTCTGGGACAACGAGCCTGGCATCGGCCGTGGCCAGCGCAGGGCCGAGGGTGTGGCGTCGTTCATGGGCACGTTGGCCACCAAGTTGGTGCTGCTGCCGCCGAGGGACCCGGAGTCCAAGGGGGTGGT includes:
- the istA gene encoding IS21 family transposase; translation: MITLEDWALIRRLAAEGVPKARIAERLGISRTTVIKAVNSDCPPRYVRRPGPTSFTAFEPAVRALLAEVPDMPATVLAERVGWTGSIRWFRENVKRLRPEHRPVDPSDRLVWLPGDAAQCDLWFPPRKIPLEDGTAKLLPVLVITAAHSRFSTGRMIPTRKTEDLLLGTWELIQQLGRVPRRLLWDNEPGIGRGQRRAEGVASFMGTLATKLVLLPPRDPESKGVVERRNGWFETSFMPGRRFTSPADFNDQFTDWLTQANARVVRTIKAAPADLVDVDRAAMLALPPIPLHLGWRNKIRLGRDYYVRLDTNDYSVDPTVIGRMVDVAADLDRVRVRCEGRVVAEHARVWARGTTVTDPVHVETAAWLRKQFPQPRTAAAAAAAAGDDLVRDLSDYDRAFGLVSDDEGAN